Genomic DNA from Comamonas antarctica:
ACTCGTGGCGCGCAAGATGGGGCTCAAGCCGCAGTGGAAGACGCTGGGCTTCGATGCGCTGCTCACGGGCTTGCAGCAAGACCGCTGGGATGTGGTGATTGCCTCGCATGCGATCACCGACGAGCGCGCCCGGGCCGTGAGCTTCGCCGCGCCGCATTACTGCTCGGGCGGCACCATCGTCTCGCTGTCCCCATCGCTGCGCAGCGCCAGGGATCTCGCGGGCAAGGTCGTCGCAGTGCAGACCGGCACCACCTATGCCGCCGAGGTCGGGCGCCTGCCCGGCGTCAAAGCGGTCAAGAACTTTCCCGGCGACGCCGATGCGCGCAACGCGCTGGCTTCGCGGCGCGTCGATGCGATGGTCACCGACCGCTTCGTCGCCAAGGAACTGCTGCGCAAGTCGCCGCAGGCCGGCTTCCATGTCGGCGACCGCGTCACCACCGAGCGCATTGCCGCGGCAGTCGCCCGGGGCAACACGGGCCTGGCTGATGCCTGGTCGCAGGCGCTGCGGGAAGCGCTGGCCGATGGCAGCTATGCGCAGCTGTCGCAGAAGTACTTCCAGGAAGACGTGCGCTGCCCGGCCCGGCCCTGATCCATCGGCGCGCCAGGCCTTTGCACCATGTCCCTTGCCCCGTGGCCCGCGCGCTGGACGCGCCTGCAACGCAGCAACGCCACGCTGGTCGCGGCGCTGCTGCTGCTGGTGCTGTTCATGGCCGCGCTGGGCTGGCTGTTTTCCTGGCTGCCCGAACCCATAGGCTCGAGTGCCCGGGCTTTTGCGCAAGGCACGCGCACCACGCTGTGGCTGACGCTGGTCAGCGGCGCGGTCGGGCTGGCGCTGGGCACGGCCACGGCGCTGGCACGCACCTCGCGCTGGGTCGTGCTGCGCTGGGCCGCGCGCTTCTATCTGTGGGTGGTCCGCGGCACGCCGCTGCTGGTGCAGATCCTGTTCGTGTATTTCGCACTGCCGGTGCTGGTGCCCAGCCTGCGGCTGCCGGAATTCACGGCCGCCGTGGTGGCGCTGGGCCTCAACGCCGGCGCCTACAACAGCGAAGCCATCCGCGCCGGGCTGCTGGCCGTGCCGCAGGGCCAGACCGAGGCCGCGCGCGCGCTGGGCCTGGGCCGGCGCCATGTGTTTCTCGATGTGGTCATGCCGCAGGCATTCAAGATGGCGCTGCCGCCGCTGGTCAGCAACTTCGTCGCGCTGCTCAAGGATTCGTCGCTGGCCTATGCCATCGGCGTGGTCGAGCTGACCAATGTCGGCAATCGCCTGCAGGCGCAGACCTTCCAGCCGATTGCCACGCTCAGTACCGTGGCCCTGACCTATCTGCTGCTGACCACGCTCGTGACCCAGGCTACACAGGCCATCGAATACCGCTTCGACATCGAAGGCCGGGCGCAATGAAAGGCAGGCCCTATATCGTGGTCGACCGGGTCTGCAAGTCGTTCGGGCCGCAGCCGGTGCTGCGCGAGGTCTCGACGCAGTTTCGCACCGGCGAGGTCAGCGTGATCATCGGCGCGTCGGGCTCGGGCAAGTCCACGCTGCTGCGCGCGATCAACCGGCTCGAGCCGCATGACAGCGGCAGCATCACGATTGATGGCGTACCCGTGGGATCCGACGAGGCCACGCTGCAACGCCAGCGCATCGCCGTCGGCATGGTGTTCCAGCAGTTCAACCTGTTTGGCCACATGACGGTGCTGGACAACCTCACGCTCGCGCCGCGGCGCATCCACAAGACGCCGCGGGGCGAGGCCAACGTCCAGGCCATGGCGCTGCTGCGGCGCGTCGGCCTGCAGGAACACGCCGCCCGGTATCCCTGGCAGCTGTCGGGCGGGCAGCAGCAGCGCGTGGCCATCGCGCGCGCGCTGGCCATGCGCCCCCAGGTGATGCTGTTCGACGAGCCGACCTCGGCGCTTGACCCGGAAATGGTGCAGGAGGTGCTGGACGTGATGCGCGAACTCGCGCGCGCCGGCATGACCATGGTCATCGTCACCCACGAGATGGGCTTTGCGCGCGAGGTGGCCGACCGCGTGCTGTTCTTCGACCAGGGCCGCATCGCGCATGAGGCGCCGCCGGCCGAGTTCTTCGGCCAGCCGGCGAGCGAGCGCATCCGCGCCTTCATCGGCCGCATGGGCGGCTGACGCGCCCCGGCCTTCAGTCCTCGGGCACCCAGGCCGCGCTGGCGGCCGCCGCTGCAGCCATTGCCGCCTGGGTCGGCGGCCGCAGCGCGGGCGTGGCGGGCTTGGCTCCGGACGCACTGTTCTTGGCGCCGGCCTCGGCGGGTGCGGCCGGCGGGTAGGGATCAGGCAGGACCTTGCGCGGCAGGCCTTCGAGCGCGACGCTGTCGGCGGGCAGGGTGATGTCGTTGGCGCGGCGCGGCTGGCCCATGGGCGTGCGCGCCTGGCCCGAGCGCACCGAGGCCATGTCTTCTTCGCTGGGATACTGGCCCAGCAGCCAGTAGTCGAATACCCGGCGCGCGATCGGCCCGGCCGCCACCGCGCCAAAGCCGGCGTTCTCGACGATCAGCGCCAGGGCGATCGTCGGATTGTCGGCAGGCGCGTACGCCATGTAGAGCGAGTGGTCGCGCTGGTACTCGCTGAGCCGGGCGGCATTGTATTTTTCCTTCTGGCCCACGCTCACGGCCTGGGCCGTGCCGGTCTTGCCGGCCGAGGTATAGGGCG
This window encodes:
- a CDS encoding ABC transporter substrate-binding protein; this translates as MNILQTFLLAVALCLPAAALQARTLEAVRKDGTLLIATEGQYAPFNYFQGQQLTGFEVEVAELVARKMGLKPQWKTLGFDALLTGLQQDRWDVVIASHAITDERARAVSFAAPHYCSGGTIVSLSPSLRSARDLAGKVVAVQTGTTYAAEVGRLPGVKAVKNFPGDADARNALASRRVDAMVTDRFVAKELLRKSPQAGFHVGDRVTTERIAAAVARGNTGLADAWSQALREALADGSYAQLSQKYFQEDVRCPARP
- a CDS encoding amino acid ABC transporter permease, which encodes MSLAPWPARWTRLQRSNATLVAALLLLVLFMAALGWLFSWLPEPIGSSARAFAQGTRTTLWLTLVSGAVGLALGTATALARTSRWVVLRWAARFYLWVVRGTPLLVQILFVYFALPVLVPSLRLPEFTAAVVALGLNAGAYNSEAIRAGLLAVPQGQTEAARALGLGRRHVFLDVVMPQAFKMALPPLVSNFVALLKDSSLAYAIGVVELTNVGNRLQAQTFQPIATLSTVALTYLLLTTLVTQATQAIEYRFDIEGRAQ
- a CDS encoding amino acid ABC transporter ATP-binding protein, giving the protein MKGRPYIVVDRVCKSFGPQPVLREVSTQFRTGEVSVIIGASGSGKSTLLRAINRLEPHDSGSITIDGVPVGSDEATLQRQRIAVGMVFQQFNLFGHMTVLDNLTLAPRRIHKTPRGEANVQAMALLRRVGLQEHAARYPWQLSGGQQQRVAIARALAMRPQVMLFDEPTSALDPEMVQEVLDVMRELARAGMTMVIVTHEMGFAREVADRVLFFDQGRIAHEAPPAEFFGQPASERIRAFIGRMGG